The proteins below come from a single Candidatus Krumholzibacteriia bacterium genomic window:
- a CDS encoding arsenite methyltransferase produces the protein MDNPTDPHAVRDTVRERYGEAARNVARNAGATSCCSGSCGTGPMDAVDPITKDLYQSDELDGIPDLARLASLGCGNPTALAELHEGETVLDLGSGGGIDVLLSARRVGPTGRAFGVDMTREMLAIARTNAEAAGATNVEFREGTLETLPFDDHTVDVIISNCVINLAGDKDRVLAEAHRVTKPGGRFAVSDVVLTRPLPSAVQSSVALWTGCVSGALTMDDYRARLERAGYTDVSFEITREYSRDDIAGMAESVPASEGGPQRVIDHLDEIDGAVVSAFVRARRA, from the coding sequence ATGGACAACCCGACCGATCCCCACGCCGTGCGCGACACGGTCCGCGAGCGCTACGGCGAGGCGGCGCGCAACGTCGCGCGCAACGCCGGCGCCACCTCGTGCTGCAGCGGCTCCTGCGGCACCGGCCCGATGGACGCGGTCGATCCGATCACGAAGGACCTCTACCAGTCCGACGAACTCGACGGGATTCCCGACCTGGCGCGCCTGGCGTCGCTCGGCTGTGGCAATCCGACCGCGCTGGCCGAACTGCACGAGGGCGAGACGGTCCTGGACCTCGGCTCGGGCGGCGGCATCGACGTGCTGCTCAGCGCCCGGCGCGTCGGCCCGACCGGCCGGGCCTTCGGCGTGGACATGACCCGCGAGATGCTCGCCATCGCGCGGACCAACGCCGAGGCGGCCGGTGCGACCAACGTCGAGTTCCGGGAGGGAACGCTCGAGACCCTTCCCTTCGACGATCACACGGTCGACGTGATCATCAGCAACTGCGTGATCAACCTGGCCGGCGACAAGGACCGTGTCCTGGCCGAAGCACATCGCGTGACGAAGCCGGGAGGCCGATTCGCGGTGAGCGACGTCGTCCTCACGCGGCCCCTCCCGAGCGCCGTGCAGAGTTCGGTCGCGCTGTGGACGGGATGCGTGAGCGGCGCGCTGACGATGGACGACTACCGGGCCCGGCTGGAGCGCGCCGGCTACACCGACGTGTCGTTCGAGATCACCCGGGAGTACTCGCGCGATGACATCGCGGGCATGGCGGAATCGGTGCCCGCGAGCGAGGGCGGACCGCAGCGCGTGATCGACCATCTCGACGAGATCGACGGCGCGGTCGTGAGTGCGTTCGTGAGGGCACGGCGGGCCTAG
- a CDS encoding metalloregulator ArsR/SmtB family transcription factor: protein MDRDDLAKPCCHPASPHTGEPVQALSRAFKAMGDPTRLAILAMLRDCDGSLCACEIEASFDLSQPTISHHLRQLRQAGLVVCERRGSWMHYRLEPESAAAIEGFARGLTSRDPITT, encoded by the coding sequence ATGGACCGAGACGACCTCGCGAAGCCGTGCTGCCATCCCGCCAGCCCCCACACGGGAGAGCCGGTGCAGGCCCTGTCCCGTGCCTTCAAGGCCATGGGCGACCCCACCCGCCTGGCCATCCTGGCCATGCTGCGCGACTGCGACGGCTCGCTGTGCGCCTGCGAGATCGAAGCGAGCTTCGACCTCTCCCAGCCGACCATCTCCCACCACCTGCGGCAGCTGCGGCAGGCCGGACTGGTGGTCTGCGAACGCCGGGGGAGCTGGATGCACTACCGGCTCGAACCCGAGAGCGCGGCGGCGATCGAAGGCTTCGCGCGCGGGCTGACGTCGCGTGATCCGATCACCACGTGA